GCCCTGCTCTTCTTCGGGGGCGTGGTAATCCACGATTTTGCCCTGGCGCTGTTGATCGGCGTGATCGTCGGCTCCTATTCCTCGGTCTTTGTAGCCAGCCCGATCATCTATGGCTGGCGCCAGGAAAGCAAGAAGGTGACAGTCAAAAAGGAAAAGGTCATCGAACTGGCGGCCCAGAAACAGAAAAAGGCCCAGAAGCGGGAAACCGCCAACCGCCGTAAGAAAGGCTCACGGCGTTAGACCGATGTCACCTGTCAAAGCGCTGGTCCTCTATGGCTACGGCTTGAACTGTGATTATGAGACCCAGTTTGCCCTGGCCCAGGCCGGGGCCGAGGCCATACGGGTGCATGTCAACGAACTGGTATCCGGCGAGGCGCGGCTCACTGATTTTCATCTACTGGCCTTGGTGGGCGGCTTTAGCTGGGGCGATGATCACGGCGCCGGGGTCATTCTGGGGCTGCGGCTGAAGCTGGCCTTACAATCCGAGGTGGTTGACTTCATTCAGGCCGGGAAACTGATCCTGGGCATCTGCAACGGTTTCCAGGTGCTGGTCAACATGGGCTTGCTGCCCGGCTTGGGCGGACGCTACGATCAGCGCCAGGTAGCTTTTATTCCCAACGATTGCGGCAACTTCCGGGATGCTTGGGTGCATCTCCGGGTCAACCCCGAGCGTTCGGTGTTTACCCGTGGCATCAATCATCTGGAATTGCCGGTGCGCCACGGCGAGGGCAAGTTTTTTGCTCCCTCGGATATTCTGGCCGAACTATTTGCCGGGGAACTAGTAGTCTTGCAATATGCAAACCGGGCGGGTGAACTGGCCCACGGACGCTTTCCGGACAATCCCAATGGCTCCCTGGGCGATATCGCCGGCATCTGCGATCCCACCGGCCGGGTCCTGGGTCTGATGCCTCACCCTGAGGCCCATATCAGCTTCGTCCAACATCCGACCTGGACCCGCCAGAAAGAAACTTGGCGGCGGCAGCATCAACCCCCTCCCCATCTGGAAGGGGCCGGCATGCAATTATTCCGCAACGCGGTTAATTATCTGGAGGAAACCTTTACCGCCTCCCCGGCCTGATCTCATCGATAAGGCTCGTCCTACCCACCGTTAATGCCCTTATACCGATTAGCTTTCAATGCTTAATAAAAAGGGGGGGGAACCTGCCCTAAGATTTTTGGACGACCAAGCGTTCCAGCAGGATCTCGGCCCGATCGAGAAACAGGCCGGTAGCTTGGGCGCTGAATTCATCAAAGCCCCGGGGCTGACTGCTTCGGGCCTGACGGGAGTCATAGATGGTAAAGGGCACCGGCTCGGTGGTATGGGTCCGCACCCGGACGGGAGTGCGATGGTCGGGGAGCAGCAGAATCCGATGCACCCCCAAGGAGGCCAGTCCTGCCCGCATGGGGCCCACCACCTGGCGGTCGAAGTCTTCAATGGCCTTGAGCTTATCGGTCAATTCCCCGCTATGGCCGGCTTCATCCGGAGCCTCGACATGCAAATAAACCAGATCCAGAGTTTCCAAGGCCTGTAAGGCCGCGGCTACCTTGCCGGCGTAATTGGTATCCAGGTAGCCGGTGGCCCCAGGGACCTGAACCGGACGCAAGCCAGCATAGATGCCCAGGCCGCGCATTAGATCCACCGCAGAAATGACTGCGCCCTGGAGACCGAAACGTTCCTTCAAAGTGGGCATTTGTGGGGCTTGCCCCTGCCCCCAGAGCCAGATCGAGTTGCCAGGCTTCAGACCCCGTTCCTGACGCTGACGATTGATGGGATGCTCCGCCAATAACGGCCACGAGGCCTTGACCAGATCCAGCACTGGCTTCTCTGGCCCTTTGCCGGCCAGATAGTCCCGGACGCTCTGGCCGGTGAGATCGTGGGGCGGATAAGTGCGCCAGTTATCCTGTCCTCCCTGCCAGACCAGCAGATGACGATAGCTCACCCCCGGGTAAAAGCGCCGGGTGGTATTCCCCAGATGTTGATTGATGGTGACGATCAGCTCCCGGGCCTCTTCGCTGCTGATATGCCCGGCGCTATAATCCTCCATCAAGATGTCGCCGCCCGGGGCATGGCGCAGGGTGACCAAGTTGCAGCGAAAGGCCACCTCCTCCGGTTTCAGATAGACCCCCATACTGGCTGCTTCAAGGGGGGCCCGGCCGGTATGGTAGCGGCCTGGATCATAGCCCATGATGGCCATATTGGCTACATCGCTGCCGGGTTCCATTCCTGG
This genomic window from Deltaproteobacteria bacterium contains:
- a CDS encoding phosphoribosylformylglycinamidine synthase subunit PurQ gives rise to the protein MSPVKALVLYGYGLNCDYETQFALAQAGAEAIRVHVNELVSGEARLTDFHLLALVGGFSWGDDHGAGVILGLRLKLALQSEVVDFIQAGKLILGICNGFQVLVNMGLLPGLGGRYDQRQVAFIPNDCGNFRDAWVHLRVNPERSVFTRGINHLELPVRHGEGKFFAPSDILAELFAGELVVLQYANRAGELAHGRFPDNPNGSLGDIAGICDPTGRVLGLMPHPEAHISFVQHPTWTRQKETWRRQHQPPPHLEGAGMQLFRNAVNYLEETFTASPA
- a CDS encoding cofactor-independent phosphoglycerate mutase, with amino-acid sequence MKYVILIGDGMGDYPLPELEGQTPLQAAPTPNMDFLATHGELGLVRTIPPGMEPGSDVANMAIMGYDPGRYHTGRAPLEAASMGVYLKPEEVAFRCNLVTLRHAPGGDILMEDYSAGHISSEEARELIVTINQHLGNTTRRFYPGVSYRHLLVWQGGQDNWRTYPPHDLTGQSVRDYLAGKGPEKPVLDLVKASWPLLAEHPINRQRQERGLKPGNSIWLWGQGQAPQMPTLKERFGLQGAVISAVDLMRGLGIYAGLRPVQVPGATGYLDTNYAGKVAAALQALETLDLVYLHVEAPDEAGHSGELTDKLKAIEDFDRQVVGPMRAGLASLGVHRILLLPDHRTPVRVRTHTTEPVPFTIYDSRQARSSQPRGFDEFSAQATGLFLDRAEILLERLVVQKS